One window of the Saccopteryx bilineata isolate mSacBil1 chromosome 2, mSacBil1_pri_phased_curated, whole genome shotgun sequence genome contains the following:
- the LSM8 gene encoding LSM8 homolog, U6 small nuclear RNA associated, whose translation MTSALENYINRTVAVITSDGRMIVGTLKGFDQTINLILDESHERVFSSSQGVEQVVLGLYIVRGDNVAVIGEIDEETDSALDLGNIRAEPLNSVAH comes from the exons ATGACCTCCGCTCTGGAGAACTACATCAACC GAACTGTTGCTGTTATTACCTCTGACGGGAGAATGATAGTG ggaacaCTGAAAGGTTTTGACCAGACCATTAATTTGATTTTGGATGAAAGCCATGAACGAGTGTTCAGCTCTTCACAAGGAGTAGAACAAGTGGTCCTAGGGTTATACATCGTAAGAGGTGACAATGT TGCAGTCATTGGAGAAATTGATGAAGAAACAGATTCTGCGCTTGATTTGGGGAATATTCGGGCAGAGCCTCTGAACTCAGTAGCACACTGA